A genome region from Pseudomonas pergaminensis includes the following:
- a CDS encoding sulfatase-like hydrolase/transferase, with protein sequence MSLDDINFSVRDFFLISLIITLLASKILYIASTLFAKIKLQWLAYGVLYLIIFWSSISGLIFPLAAPAGMISPEELPINFVNLALTGTASIVLTLLTYTKLKPATHIFVLILMITSLGSAAASLYGTGSSPARFSELSKTDNVIVLSFDGLAGVVAKQVIEENPDLKSAFRDFQFYDNVISLAPATTASLRSEVYGNINFRVLSPESKELQKQLTGKINSIAREQNLPSDVMTYGMYSTFNPVLSNVIVPGTIMTSDFDEKVSLTLSFYPHIAARVATPIIAAIVSDEVHALQLNYLRDKKAERAANHKGAAWDALSTLQSDELVTLTQNLHSTNSPRNVRYMHFLHTHFPVDLDEKCQYRSDDAEWFNSNQNYQGLINETHCALQQTADFINKLRALGLYDKTLLVVKSDHGATADYFDDAPSDKKMEGTQFNGNALWGYNRYRPLLMIKPYSAANEMIEYNHQAASLSDLARTLCEQSPKPQTCQEYKGLNLLIPSEEDSAPVLYMDVVKDDSSTFDFDTQMTINLPRSMSFEQALKDTGKVSLDNPIATFKQRKSDLDEIHTALENYHNVHGAYPQSSGFDGIHSDWGRSSENWISGLVPAFTEALPRDPEMSTTALPQYLYWSNGTDYKLIAHGTPQSCSFASQLNPEMVDPVRQCYAFGYWSKNAEAR encoded by the coding sequence TTGTCACTCGACGATATAAACTTCAGCGTACGGGACTTTTTCCTTATTTCCTTGATTATCACCTTACTCGCAAGCAAAATTTTATATATTGCCTCGACGCTGTTTGCAAAAATAAAACTTCAGTGGCTTGCATATGGAGTTTTGTACTTAATCATTTTCTGGTCTTCCATTTCCGGATTGATTTTCCCCCTCGCAGCCCCTGCTGGCATGATCTCTCCAGAAGAATTACCTATAAATTTTGTCAACCTTGCATTGACAGGCACAGCCTCTATAGTTCTTACACTTCTGACTTATACAAAGCTCAAGCCCGCAACCCATATCTTCGTTTTGATACTCATGATCACCTCCTTGGGGTCGGCGGCCGCCTCGCTTTACGGGACAGGCTCGTCACCCGCCCGATTTTCCGAACTGTCAAAAACTGACAACGTTATTGTGCTCAGCTTCGACGGCCTGGCAGGCGTTGTAGCGAAGCAGGTTATTGAAGAAAATCCGGATTTGAAGTCTGCATTTCGTGACTTTCAGTTCTATGACAACGTAATCTCACTCGCCCCCGCGACCACAGCATCGTTACGCTCAGAGGTCTATGGGAATATAAATTTCAGGGTACTTTCACCTGAGTCAAAAGAGCTCCAAAAACAGCTGACAGGTAAAATCAATTCCATCGCCAGAGAGCAAAACCTTCCCTCTGATGTCATGACGTACGGCATGTACAGCACGTTCAATCCGGTGTTGTCGAATGTCATCGTACCGGGCACCATCATGACGAGCGATTTTGATGAGAAAGTCTCTCTAACACTGAGCTTTTACCCACACATCGCAGCGCGTGTAGCAACCCCCATCATCGCGGCAATTGTCAGCGACGAAGTCCACGCCCTACAACTTAACTATTTACGAGACAAGAAAGCCGAGAGAGCGGCCAACCACAAAGGTGCTGCATGGGACGCACTGAGCACATTGCAAAGTGATGAGCTCGTTACCCTCACTCAGAATCTGCACAGCACCAATAGCCCGCGCAACGTTCGATATATGCACTTTTTGCACACACACTTCCCCGTCGATCTTGATGAAAAATGCCAGTATCGAAGTGATGACGCCGAATGGTTCAACAGCAACCAAAACTACCAAGGCTTGATCAACGAAACACATTGCGCACTCCAACAAACAGCCGACTTTATTAATAAATTGCGAGCACTCGGCTTATATGACAAAACGCTTTTGGTGGTAAAAAGTGATCACGGGGCGACCGCAGACTATTTTGACGACGCACCAAGTGATAAAAAAATGGAGGGTACCCAATTCAACGGCAACGCGCTGTGGGGGTACAACAGATATCGCCCATTGCTGATGATCAAGCCCTACTCAGCTGCCAATGAGATGATTGAATATAACCACCAAGCCGCCAGCTTGAGCGACCTGGCCAGAACTTTGTGCGAGCAATCTCCTAAGCCTCAGACATGCCAAGAATACAAGGGGCTGAACCTATTAATCCCTTCAGAAGAAGATAGCGCTCCAGTCCTATATATGGATGTCGTCAAGGACGACTCTTCCACTTTCGATTTTGATACTCAAATGACAATAAACTTACCCAGGAGTATGAGTTTCGAACAAGCGCTCAAGGACACTGGAAAAGTATCTCTGGACAATCCAATCGCAACATTCAAACAGCGCAAATCCGACCTGGACGAAATCCACACCGCCCTGGAAAACTATCACAACGTTCACGGCGCCTATCCCCAGAGCTCAGGATTTGACGGAATTCATTCCGATTGGGGACGCTCGTCAGAGAACTGGATTTCAGGCTTGGTACCTGCTTTCACTGAGGCCCTTCCCCGAGATCCTGAAATGAGCACAACCGCATTGCCACAATATCTGTACTGGTCCAACGGCACCGACTATAAACTCATCGCTCATGGAACACCTCAGTCCTGCTCCTTCGCTTCGCAGCTGAATCCCGAGATGGTTGATCCGGTCCGCCAATGCTACGCATTTGGCTACTGGAGCAAAAACGCCGAAGCCCGATAA
- a CDS encoding FAD-binding oxidoreductase has protein sequence MSTITLSNQKAFFCESGVTILDSAKKHGVTLEYSCRSGRCGICKAHAIGETEVIRHDESVLSADELASGYILTCCRTALSDVCLDIEDLSQFADINSKTLPCRVDSFKRLADDVVEVVLRLPPKDPLNYLPGQYVDIIGKEGIRRSYSIANAPREDGKLQLHIRRVVDGVMSRYWFEDLGNNDLLRLEGPRGTFALRNTLPTNLIFLATGTGIAPVKAILEQLKADPGRVANKRIWVYWGGRHAPDIYWNPEFDSLVINFIPVLSRPDGSWSGRTGYVQDVLEYDGVDLANSVVYACGSEHMIHSAKEKLVTLGLPHKNFYSDAFVSSN, from the coding sequence ATGTCAACTATAACCCTATCCAATCAAAAGGCATTTTTCTGCGAATCAGGGGTGACAATCCTCGACAGTGCGAAAAAGCACGGTGTCACGCTTGAATACAGCTGTCGCTCGGGGCGCTGTGGAATTTGCAAGGCGCACGCGATTGGTGAGACCGAAGTGATTCGCCACGACGAATCTGTGCTATCCGCTGATGAGCTTGCGTCGGGTTATATTCTGACTTGTTGTCGGACTGCTTTGAGCGACGTTTGTCTTGATATAGAAGACCTGAGCCAATTTGCCGATATCAATAGCAAAACGCTTCCCTGTCGAGTGGACTCATTCAAGCGCCTTGCTGATGATGTGGTAGAGGTGGTCCTGAGGTTGCCGCCGAAAGATCCGCTGAACTATCTGCCTGGCCAGTATGTCGACATCATCGGCAAGGAAGGCATCAGGCGCAGTTACTCGATCGCCAACGCACCTCGGGAGGATGGGAAACTGCAGCTTCATATTCGTCGGGTTGTCGACGGCGTAATGAGTCGGTATTGGTTCGAGGACCTCGGCAATAATGACTTGCTTCGGCTTGAGGGGCCGCGAGGGACATTTGCCTTGCGCAATACCTTGCCGACTAATCTGATTTTTTTGGCTACCGGAACTGGCATTGCGCCTGTAAAAGCCATTCTGGAGCAGTTAAAGGCTGATCCTGGGCGAGTTGCAAATAAGCGTATCTGGGTGTATTGGGGAGGGCGCCACGCTCCGGACATATATTGGAATCCGGAATTTGACTCGCTGGTCATTAATTTTATTCCGGTGCTCTCACGTCCCGATGGGAGTTGGAGTGGACGCACGGGATATGTGCAAGATGTGCTTGAGTACGATGGAGTCGATCTGGCGAATTCTGTGGTATACGCCTGCGGTTCCGAGCACATGATTCATTCGGCTAAGGAAAAACTCGTGACTCTTGGCCTTCCACACAAAAATTTCTACTCCGACGCTTTTGTGAGCTCGAATTAA
- the rfbF gene encoding glucose-1-phosphate cytidylyltransferase, with translation MKAVILAGGLGTRLSEETSTRPKPMVEIGGKPILWHIMKMYSAHGINDFIICCGYKGYVIKEYFANYFLHMSDVTFNMRDNTMKVHDKRAEAWNVTLVDTGDESMTGGRLGRVAEYVRDEESFCFTYGDGVGDINISATIEFHKKHGKAATLTATYPPGRFGALDIRQGKVLNFKEKPKGDGAMINGGFFVLNPEVLKYITGDGSVWEQDPLMTLATDEQLMAYEHHGFWQPMDTLRDKHLLEELWTSGKAPWKSWE, from the coding sequence ATGAAAGCTGTGATTTTGGCTGGCGGATTAGGCACTCGGTTGAGTGAGGAGACCAGTACCCGGCCCAAACCTATGGTCGAGATTGGTGGCAAGCCGATTTTGTGGCACATCATGAAGATGTATTCTGCTCACGGCATCAATGATTTTATCATTTGCTGTGGCTACAAGGGCTACGTAATCAAAGAGTATTTCGCCAACTATTTCCTGCATATGTCGGACGTCACCTTCAATATGCGTGACAACACCATGAAGGTACATGACAAGCGTGCTGAAGCTTGGAATGTAACACTGGTTGATACCGGCGATGAATCCATGACGGGGGGGCGTCTAGGCCGTGTTGCAGAGTATGTGAGGGATGAGGAGTCCTTCTGTTTTACCTATGGCGACGGTGTCGGTGATATCAATATCAGCGCAACCATCGAATTTCATAAAAAACACGGCAAGGCTGCGACGCTGACGGCGACTTATCCACCTGGTCGTTTTGGTGCATTAGACATTCGCCAAGGGAAGGTCCTGAATTTCAAGGAAAAACCCAAAGGTGATGGCGCCATGATTAACGGCGGCTTCTTTGTCCTGAACCCTGAAGTGCTCAAGTACATTACTGGCGATGGTAGTGTTTGGGAACAGGACCCACTGATGACCCTTGCAACTGACGAACAGCTGATGGCGTATGAGCACCATGGGTTTTGGCAGCCTATGGATACGTTGCGTGATAAACATTTGCTGGAAGAGCTCTGGACGTCCGGTAAGGCGCCGTGGAAGAGCTGGGAGTGA
- the rfbG gene encoding CDP-glucose 4,6-dehydratase, which produces MSAAVTPAFWKGKKVFLTGHTGFKGSWLSLWLQSMGADVMGYALAPPTTPALFNEAGVEGGMRSQIGDIRDLQAITQSMVGFDPDILIHMAAQPLVRLSYKQPVETYATNVMGTVHVLEAARQCPGLRAIVNVTTDKCYENREWEWGYREDEPMGGHDPYSNSKGCMELVTSAYRNSFFGKGQPIALASARAGNVIGGGDWAEDRLIPDILTAFEKKQPVVIRNPQATRPWQHVLEPLSGYLVLAENLWERGQDVAQGWNFGPKDEDARPVDWILDQMVKTWGEGASWCLDENPQPHEARYLKLDVSKARAHLHWSPTWSLVTTLAYIVNWHRAWLNGGDVHALCLAEINAYMAAMSTCGK; this is translated from the coding sequence ATGAGCGCAGCGGTCACCCCGGCCTTCTGGAAAGGCAAAAAGGTATTTTTGACTGGGCATACCGGCTTCAAAGGGAGTTGGCTGTCTCTGTGGTTGCAAAGCATGGGCGCCGATGTAATGGGGTATGCCCTTGCACCTCCTACGACGCCGGCTCTTTTCAATGAGGCCGGAGTTGAGGGAGGCATGCGGTCGCAGATTGGTGATATCAGAGACCTTCAGGCAATAACCCAAAGCATGGTCGGCTTTGATCCCGATATTCTGATACACATGGCTGCCCAGCCGTTGGTAAGGCTCTCATACAAACAGCCCGTCGAAACCTACGCAACCAATGTAATGGGGACGGTGCACGTTCTGGAAGCGGCTCGTCAATGTCCCGGTCTGCGGGCGATTGTCAATGTCACCACGGACAAATGCTACGAAAACCGAGAGTGGGAGTGGGGATATCGAGAAGATGAGCCCATGGGCGGACACGATCCGTATAGCAACAGCAAAGGCTGTATGGAGCTTGTGACCTCGGCGTACCGCAACTCGTTTTTCGGTAAGGGGCAACCCATTGCGCTCGCTTCCGCGCGTGCCGGCAATGTCATTGGCGGGGGCGATTGGGCAGAAGATCGTCTGATTCCGGATATACTCACCGCCTTTGAAAAGAAACAGCCGGTTGTAATCCGCAATCCCCAGGCCACACGGCCATGGCAGCATGTGCTTGAACCATTGAGTGGTTATTTGGTGTTGGCCGAAAATCTGTGGGAGCGCGGTCAGGATGTTGCTCAGGGCTGGAACTTCGGTCCGAAGGACGAAGATGCGCGGCCTGTCGACTGGATCCTGGACCAAATGGTTAAAACTTGGGGGGAGGGCGCAAGCTGGTGTTTGGATGAAAACCCTCAGCCCCACGAAGCTCGCTATTTGAAATTAGATGTATCAAAGGCCCGTGCACATTTGCATTGGTCGCCCACGTGGTCTTTGGTAACGACGCTGGCGTACATCGTGAACTGGCATAGAGCTTGGCTGAACGGAGGTGATGTCCACGCTCTGTGCCTCGCAGAAATCAATGCCTATATGGCCGCCATGTCCACATGCGGCAAGTAA
- the rfbH gene encoding lipopolysaccharide biosynthesis protein RfbH: MTPDMLRQEISKLVEQYAQIALAPKPFVAGESVIPPSGKVIGARELQLMVEASLDGWLTTGRFNAQFEQKLAEFLGVKYALSVNSGSSANLVAFSTLTSPKLGDRAIKKGDEVIGVAAGFPTTVNPIVQFGAIPVFVDVDMVTHNIDVNLIEAAITPKTKAIMLAHTLGNPFNLGAVKAICEKYDLWLIEDCCDALGATYDGKLVGTFGDICTLSFYPAHHITMGEGGAVFTNSPQLKVIAESFRDWGRDCYCAPGCDNTCGDRFGQQFGSLPQGYDHKYVYAHLGYNLKITDMQAACGLAQLDRAQEFIDARKRNYVLLKERLSSLSDFLEIAEPTPNSDPSWFGFPITLKESAGVQRVDLLKFLDQNNIGSRLLFAGNLTRQPYFQGIEYRVVGELTNTDRTMNQTFWLGIYPGVGQQQFEYIGEKLEEFFGINF; the protein is encoded by the coding sequence ATGACACCCGATATGCTTCGCCAGGAAATTAGTAAACTTGTTGAGCAATACGCTCAAATTGCCCTGGCGCCTAAACCCTTCGTCGCCGGTGAAAGCGTGATCCCGCCTTCCGGCAAGGTTATTGGGGCTCGTGAGCTGCAATTGATGGTTGAGGCCTCTTTGGACGGTTGGTTGACTACCGGTCGTTTCAATGCTCAGTTCGAACAGAAGCTAGCGGAATTTCTGGGGGTTAAATACGCACTGTCAGTCAACTCGGGCTCTTCCGCCAATTTGGTTGCGTTCAGTACGTTGACATCACCCAAGTTGGGTGATCGGGCAATCAAGAAAGGTGACGAGGTGATTGGTGTCGCCGCCGGATTTCCGACAACGGTTAATCCGATTGTTCAGTTTGGTGCAATTCCGGTGTTTGTCGATGTCGATATGGTTACGCATAACATTGATGTCAATCTGATCGAGGCTGCAATTACACCCAAAACCAAAGCTATCATGCTTGCCCATACATTGGGCAATCCGTTCAATCTTGGTGCGGTCAAGGCTATCTGTGAGAAGTACGATCTCTGGTTGATCGAAGATTGCTGTGACGCCTTGGGGGCGACCTATGACGGTAAGTTGGTTGGTACTTTTGGGGATATCTGCACCCTGAGCTTCTATCCTGCACACCACATCACGATGGGTGAAGGTGGTGCAGTGTTCACCAACAGTCCACAGTTGAAAGTGATTGCCGAGTCGTTCCGCGACTGGGGCCGTGACTGCTATTGTGCACCGGGTTGCGACAACACCTGCGGTGATCGTTTTGGTCAACAGTTCGGCAGCCTTCCTCAGGGCTACGACCACAAGTATGTGTATGCGCATTTGGGTTACAACCTTAAAATTACCGACATGCAAGCGGCGTGTGGTCTGGCTCAGTTGGACCGTGCGCAGGAATTTATCGACGCGCGTAAGAGAAATTATGTGTTGTTGAAAGAGCGCCTGAGCAGCCTTTCGGATTTCCTTGAGATCGCAGAGCCGACGCCAAACAGTGATCCATCCTGGTTTGGCTTTCCTATAACTCTGAAAGAAAGCGCTGGTGTGCAACGTGTCGACTTATTGAAGTTTCTTGATCAAAATAACATCGGTTCGCGTCTGTTGTTTGCAGGCAATCTGACTCGTCAACCTTACTTTCAGGGAATCGAGTACCGTGTAGTGGGCGAGTTGACAAATACCGACCGCACGATGAACCAGACATTTTGGTTGGGTATCTATCCGGGCGTAGGGCAGCAGCAATTTGAATACATTGGTGAAAAGCTGGAAGAGTTTTTCGGTATTAACTTTTAA
- a CDS encoding NAD-dependent epimerase/dehydratase family protein, translating to MKTILLTGPTGFLGSALARHWVKAGYSVSALIRPTSNIAKIEDFSGGIRLYSCSSDEDVLRAVEESAPEYIVHTACSYGRAGESLVDIFDVNVRLGLLLLEGAKRLNKEVAFVNTGTILDPAVSSYAMSKQSFSAYGAVHATLGGMGVKFINVALQHMYGPGDDKSKFTTYVISSCLANVERLRLTSGIQERDFIFIDDVISAYDTILSSVERIAKSETIEVGSGEAVSVRTFVELVHSLTSSRTVLEFGAVSYRANEAMLFKADISRMRSLGWAPATSLQTGIQVTINQDILQ from the coding sequence ATGAAGACCATATTGCTGACAGGTCCCACCGGCTTTTTGGGAAGCGCACTGGCACGTCATTGGGTGAAGGCCGGTTATAGTGTCTCGGCTCTCATTCGCCCGACATCGAATATTGCCAAGATCGAAGATTTTTCCGGCGGTATTCGATTGTACAGCTGCAGCAGCGATGAGGATGTGCTTCGTGCAGTCGAAGAGAGCGCTCCCGAGTACATTGTCCATACGGCCTGTTCGTACGGTCGTGCGGGTGAGTCTCTCGTTGACATATTCGACGTGAATGTTCGGTTGGGGTTGTTGCTGCTAGAGGGCGCGAAACGGCTTAATAAGGAAGTTGCTTTCGTCAATACAGGGACGATACTTGATCCGGCTGTCAGCAGTTATGCTATGTCCAAACAGAGTTTCAGTGCATATGGTGCGGTTCACGCCACGCTTGGCGGCATGGGTGTCAAGTTCATAAACGTTGCTTTACAACATATGTACGGACCCGGGGATGATAAAAGTAAATTCACCACTTATGTGATAAGTTCTTGTTTGGCCAATGTGGAGCGACTGCGACTCACATCAGGTATTCAGGAAAGAGACTTTATATTTATTGATGATGTTATCAGCGCTTACGATACGATTCTTTCATCTGTCGAGCGTATCGCAAAAAGTGAAACTATTGAAGTGGGCTCCGGTGAGGCAGTGTCCGTAAGAACATTTGTAGAATTAGTCCATTCCCTGACGTCCTCCCGTACGGTGTTGGAGTTTGGTGCTGTTTCCTACCGTGCTAATGAGGCGATGTTATTTAAAGCGGATATTAGTCGTATGCGCTCGTTGGGCTGGGCACCTGCTACCTCGCTGCAAACGGGCATACAAGTAACGATCAATCAGGATATTTTACAATGA
- a CDS encoding GDP-mannose 4,6-dehydratase: MKFLITGGCGFLGSNLASDAIQRGDEVVIFDSLYRSGSRENLTWLQNQGEFLFEHGDIRNQNDITRVVQNHKPDVIFHLAGQVAMTTSISNPRMDFEVNVMGTHNLLEAVRLFAPSATVVYSSTNKVYGDLEQFTYRETATRYECIDRLNGFDETTQLDFHSPYGCSKGAADQYMLDYARIFDLNTVVFRHSSMYGGRQFATYDQGWVGWFCQKAIEAKSGKVDSPFTISGTGKQVRDVLHADDMKTLYMSAVNNIEAARGQAFNVGGGVANSLSLLELFALLNEINDIELSYTKLPVRESDQRVFVADITKAYDLLGWKPTVSARDGVARMVGWVSQQ, encoded by the coding sequence ATGAAGTTTCTCATTACGGGCGGTTGCGGTTTTTTGGGGAGTAATCTGGCGTCTGATGCGATTCAGCGCGGCGATGAGGTCGTCATCTTCGACAGCTTGTATCGTAGCGGATCAAGGGAGAACCTCACGTGGTTGCAGAATCAGGGGGAGTTTCTGTTTGAGCATGGCGATATTCGTAATCAAAATGACATCACTCGCGTCGTGCAAAATCATAAACCTGATGTGATTTTTCATCTTGCCGGACAAGTCGCCATGACAACCTCCATTTCGAATCCTCGCATGGATTTTGAAGTGAATGTCATGGGCACGCATAATTTGCTGGAAGCAGTGCGGCTTTTTGCTCCGAGTGCCACGGTAGTCTATTCATCCACTAATAAAGTCTATGGCGATTTGGAGCAGTTCACTTATCGTGAAACGGCTACCCGTTATGAGTGCATCGACAGATTGAACGGTTTTGATGAGACCACCCAACTCGACTTCCATTCTCCTTACGGTTGCTCCAAAGGTGCTGCTGATCAATATATGCTGGATTATGCCCGCATTTTTGATCTGAACACCGTAGTCTTCCGCCATTCATCCATGTATGGGGGCCGTCAATTCGCTACTTATGACCAAGGCTGGGTCGGTTGGTTTTGCCAAAAAGCTATTGAGGCAAAAAGCGGAAAAGTGGACAGTCCGTTTACAATATCCGGCACGGGCAAACAAGTTCGTGACGTGTTGCATGCCGATGACATGAAAACACTCTACATGAGCGCTGTGAATAATATAGAGGCGGCCAGAGGTCAAGCGTTTAATGTAGGCGGAGGGGTTGCTAATAGTTTGTCGCTGCTCGAGTTGTTCGCGTTATTGAATGAAATCAATGACATTGAACTGAGTTATACCAAGCTGCCTGTTCGTGAAAGCGATCAGCGTGTTTTTGTTGCTGATATCACCAAAGCGTACGATTTGTTAGGTTGGAAACCAACAGTCTCCGCGAGAGATGGTGTAGCGCGCATGGTAGGCTGGGTGAGTCAGCAGTAA
- a CDS encoding oligosaccharide flippase family protein, translating into MPENVTVERTQNYLRQIKGAVLYKGVAVAASFLAIPIMISYLGIAQFGVWSTLLTIMSWVVFFDLGVGNGLRNKVAESLAKDLPGEARNYISSAYSLIAFIAVSLWLLFAVLSYTVSWQRIFNTSLIAEDDLRYAVQVAITFMLINFWVGLITALLGAVQKSALVSLGQLFTNVFALVVVYLLSISGEGSIIKLSWVYGFALLGGNVLLSVWFYRQYEYLTPIFMLCRDHVTPLLSVGAQFFVIQLAVLVVFTTDKILITQLFGPEHVAEYEVVFKLFSIVTFLHTLISSPLWSAYTDAYHRKDTIWITGMLRTQLKLYCVVVIGLLILGLLAPFIISIWIGRDFSVSMSLVALVALFVSVTTWNNIFAIMLNGAGAVRVQLYTAVAAMIVNIPLALVLVKFFEMGVGGVVLAATLSLLFSAVLLPLQVYKLLGRKTESV; encoded by the coding sequence ATGCCCGAGAATGTGACTGTTGAGCGAACTCAAAACTACCTGAGGCAGATCAAGGGAGCTGTCTTATATAAAGGCGTCGCAGTTGCTGCTTCGTTTTTGGCGATCCCGATAATGATTTCCTATTTGGGGATTGCTCAGTTTGGTGTTTGGTCGACGTTGCTGACTATTATGTCGTGGGTTGTTTTTTTTGATTTAGGGGTCGGCAACGGACTTCGTAATAAAGTTGCCGAGTCTCTTGCTAAAGACCTTCCAGGCGAAGCTCGAAATTATATTTCGTCGGCCTACAGCTTGATCGCCTTCATAGCAGTGTCGCTGTGGCTGCTATTTGCTGTTTTGTCATACACGGTTTCATGGCAGCGCATCTTCAATACTTCGCTGATTGCCGAGGACGACTTGCGGTATGCGGTTCAGGTGGCGATTACATTTATGTTGATCAATTTTTGGGTTGGATTGATCACGGCACTCTTAGGCGCAGTGCAAAAAAGCGCGCTTGTTTCGCTAGGGCAGTTGTTTACCAATGTGTTTGCATTGGTGGTGGTTTATTTATTAAGCATCTCAGGTGAGGGGAGCATCATTAAGCTTTCCTGGGTGTACGGTTTTGCCTTGTTGGGGGGGAATGTACTTCTGAGTGTGTGGTTTTATCGGCAGTACGAGTATTTGACGCCTATCTTTATGTTGTGCCGAGATCATGTCACACCGCTATTGTCGGTGGGTGCGCAGTTCTTTGTTATTCAATTGGCTGTGTTGGTTGTTTTTACGACTGATAAGATTTTGATAACTCAGCTGTTTGGTCCTGAGCATGTAGCCGAGTACGAGGTTGTTTTTAAATTATTTAGTATCGTTACATTTCTTCATACGTTGATTTCTTCGCCTTTATGGTCGGCGTACACCGACGCCTATCATCGTAAAGATACCATCTGGATCACAGGGATGCTGCGCACACAGTTAAAGTTGTACTGTGTTGTTGTTATTGGTTTGCTGATCCTTGGTTTGTTGGCACCGTTCATTATCAGTATTTGGATAGGTCGCGATTTTTCAGTGTCTATGTCCTTGGTTGCTCTCGTTGCGCTTTTTGTGTCTGTCACTACATGGAATAATATTTTTGCAATTATGCTCAATGGTGCGGGAGCCGTCCGTGTTCAGTTGTATACCGCGGTTGCAGCGATGATTGTGAATATTCCCCTAGCACTGGTGTTAGTTAAATTTTTCGAAATGGGTGTAGGGGGCGTTGTATTGGCAGCGACACTGAGCCTGCTTTTTTCCGCAGTTCTCCTGCCGCTGCAGGTATACAAGCTGTTGGGGCGTAAGACAGAATCGGTTTGA
- a CDS encoding glycosyltransferase family 2 protein, whose translation MNNVESLVSVLVPVYNRKDIIIETLNSALSQTYKNIEIIVVDNCSIDGTWELVSELAKSDSRLRVFRNTTNLGPVRNWLRCLEEARGTYGKILWSDDLIAPNFLKATLPFFSDENVGFVFTSTRVFSSNPDQGKLHHSIGTTGIYSTERFIAGDLNGLGYPVSPGCALFRLEDLRESLLLQVPNAVGSDFSMHAIGNDLLLFLLVSNKYKKFAFVSDVLSFFRAHEGSISISSKNCKLPLHYNLARAYFVEAVRPDLIYKLNASLYLHLLRYPDSKDYGVVDISDFYVSNRSTAFSRFYLMQLMVRKFCRKFLAV comes from the coding sequence ATGAATAACGTTGAGAGTTTGGTCAGTGTGTTGGTGCCGGTCTACAACCGAAAAGATATAATCATCGAAACACTGAACTCTGCATTGTCTCAGACCTACAAAAATATTGAAATTATTGTCGTCGATAATTGCAGCATTGATGGGACTTGGGAGTTGGTTTCTGAGTTGGCAAAGTCAGACAGCCGATTGAGAGTTTTTCGGAATACCACCAATCTTGGCCCGGTTCGAAACTGGCTGCGGTGCTTGGAGGAAGCTCGAGGTACGTACGGTAAGATTTTGTGGTCTGACGATCTAATTGCACCTAACTTTTTGAAGGCAACCCTGCCGTTCTTCAGCGATGAAAATGTGGGTTTTGTCTTTACCTCCACCCGAGTGTTTAGTTCAAACCCGGACCAGGGTAAGTTGCATCACTCAATTGGCACTACGGGTATATATAGTACTGAACGGTTTATAGCTGGAGATCTAAACGGTCTCGGGTATCCGGTATCGCCTGGATGTGCGCTGTTTCGGCTAGAGGATTTGCGTGAGAGTCTATTGTTGCAAGTTCCAAACGCTGTAGGCAGTGATTTCTCAATGCATGCGATTGGTAATGATCTATTGCTTTTTTTGCTGGTGTCTAATAAGTATAAAAAATTTGCTTTTGTATCGGACGTGTTGTCTTTCTTTCGAGCGCATGAGGGGTCGATCAGCATTTCTTCAAAAAACTGTAAGTTGCCGTTACATTACAATTTGGCACGTGCGTATTTTGTGGAGGCTGTTCGGCCCGATTTGATTTACAAGCTTAATGCCAGTTTGTATCTGCATCTCCTCCGTTATCCTGATTCAAAGGATTATGGTGTGGTCGATATATCTGATTTTTATGTGAGTAACAGATCTACGGCATTTTCGCGTTTTTATTTGATGCAACTTATGGTTCGTAAGTTTTGCAGGAAGTTTCTGGCTGTTTAA